From a region of the Paenibacillus sp. FSL R10-2734 genome:
- a CDS encoding ABC transporter permease, producing the protein MKKRALWKDIFREIRHTKARFISIFAIIMLGVSFFSGIKAAGPDMLDTAGTFYQETRLMDLKVQTNYGLTEDNVDLLSDVPGIDEVQPGYSADVFSGDNALILKVHSYNRDKPLNQYSIIEGRLPEKSGEIVLDDKLVEKYALGDKVTFSGDGTDVEMSNNFETLNYTVVGFVRSPQFIEKSTRGTSGIGKGTADAFAAIPESDFKLPVYTEAYLAFKDTAGVKAYSPKYEALIEQHTKAVEQALSGVPEARLAEMRAEGEKELSSGRGKVAAAEQQLADLKRQPEVVQQEQAASMKAIADGLATAKTELAAGEQKLAELGLPKVYVTDRNANPGYAEYKDNADRLSAIASAFPVFFFLIAALVSLTTMTRMVEEHRLQIGTLKALGYGNRDIMAKFLVYGTLASLTASVAGLALGFTMFPTIIYNAYSSLYNLPDLIKSFYPSYSIISIIVALICTTLTAWIASRVELRSNASVLMRPKAPKSGQRILLERVTFVWKRLSFVQKVTARNLFRYKQRMFMTVFGVAGCTALILTGFGLKDSIGSIAGQQFGTIMKYDALVALHEDVPADVRDAYEQLINGESAITGTLSVAQETMTAHSSGVNDQDVHLFIPASVDSISDFVELRDRTSGERQMLTDEGAIISEKLAKLYGLKPGDKLTLLDKDNETFKIEVAGITENYVMHYVYMTPVYYASVFGHEPVFNTERLNYASQDKEWEDNFGEKLTDNEGIAAVSFSSSVGTAFDDTMKSMDVVTLVLIVSAAALAFVVLYNLTNINVSERIRELSTIKVLGFYDKEVTMYIYRENMLLSLLGIVVGSGLGIVLHSFVLNTAELDATMFAPIIKWPSYIYAALLTLLFSGVVMAFMHIKLKRIHMIEALKSVE; encoded by the coding sequence ATGAAAAAGCGCGCGTTGTGGAAAGATATTTTTCGTGAAATTAGGCATACCAAAGCCCGATTTATTTCGATCTTTGCAATCATTATGCTAGGTGTTAGTTTTTTTTCTGGCATCAAGGCGGCCGGCCCAGATATGCTGGATACAGCCGGAACCTTTTATCAAGAGACGAGACTGATGGATCTGAAGGTACAGACCAACTATGGTCTAACCGAAGATAACGTAGATCTGCTGAGCGATGTACCGGGGATCGATGAGGTCCAGCCGGGTTACAGTGCGGATGTGTTCAGCGGCGATAATGCGTTGATACTCAAGGTCCATTCTTATAATAGAGATAAGCCGCTTAACCAGTACAGCATCATTGAAGGTCGCCTTCCAGAAAAATCCGGAGAAATCGTATTGGATGACAAGCTGGTCGAAAAGTATGCACTAGGTGACAAAGTAACATTCAGCGGAGACGGTACGGATGTGGAGATGTCGAATAACTTCGAGACACTGAATTATACCGTAGTGGGCTTTGTTCGGAGCCCACAGTTTATTGAGAAGAGTACCCGTGGCACCAGTGGGATTGGCAAAGGGACGGCGGATGCATTCGCAGCGATCCCGGAGTCAGATTTCAAGCTCCCGGTTTATACGGAAGCCTATCTGGCTTTTAAGGATACAGCTGGTGTAAAGGCTTATTCACCAAAGTATGAGGCATTAATCGAACAGCATACCAAGGCAGTAGAGCAGGCGCTGTCCGGCGTGCCGGAAGCTCGGCTTGCGGAGATGCGGGCTGAAGGTGAGAAAGAGCTGTCCAGTGGACGTGGCAAGGTGGCTGCCGCCGAGCAGCAGCTCGCCGATTTAAAGCGCCAGCCAGAAGTGGTGCAGCAGGAACAGGCTGCAAGCATGAAAGCCATTGCTGATGGACTGGCCACAGCCAAGACGGAACTGGCCGCAGGGGAGCAGAAGCTTGCAGAACTGGGACTACCCAAGGTCTACGTCACTGACCGAAACGCCAATCCAGGGTATGCAGAATATAAAGACAACGCTGATCGGTTGTCGGCCATTGCGAGTGCGTTCCCGGTATTCTTTTTCCTGATTGCTGCGTTGGTCAGCTTGACGACTATGACTCGAATGGTCGAGGAGCATCGTTTGCAGATCGGGACACTTAAAGCGCTTGGATATGGCAACCGTGACATTATGGCCAAATTCTTGGTTTATGGTACGCTTGCCAGCTTGACGGCTTCGGTTGCGGGGCTTGCGCTCGGGTTTACCATGTTTCCAACCATTATCTATAATGCGTACAGTTCGCTTTATAATCTGCCGGATCTTATCAAAAGCTTCTATCCTTCGTATTCCATCATTTCCATCATAGTCGCGCTAATCTGCACTACTTTAACGGCTTGGATTGCCTCTCGGGTAGAACTGCGCAGCAACGCTTCCGTATTGATGCGTCCGAAGGCACCAAAGAGCGGGCAGCGGATTTTACTGGAGAGAGTTACTTTTGTATGGAAACGGTTGAGCTTTGTTCAGAAGGTTACCGCACGTAATTTATTCCGCTATAAACAGCGGATGTTCATGACTGTGTTTGGTGTGGCCGGTTGTACGGCGCTGATTCTGACTGGTTTTGGTCTAAAAGACTCGATCGGTAGCATCGCCGGACAGCAGTTCGGCACGATTATGAAATATGATGCACTTGTAGCTTTACATGAAGATGTGCCTGCTGATGTGCGGGATGCCTACGAACAATTAATCAATGGCGAGTCGGCCATCACTGGGACACTAAGTGTGGCACAGGAAACGATGACCGCGCACAGCAGTGGTGTAAATGATCAGGATGTTCATCTGTTCATTCCTGCATCCGTTGATTCTATATCCGATTTTGTGGAGCTACGGGATCGTACAAGTGGAGAAAGGCAGATGCTTACGGACGAGGGCGCTATTATCTCGGAGAAGCTGGCTAAATTGTACGGACTTAAGCCCGGCGATAAGTTGACCTTGCTGGACAAGGACAATGAAACGTTCAAGATTGAGGTCGCGGGGATTACAGAGAACTATGTCATGCACTATGTTTATATGACACCTGTATATTACGCTTCCGTATTCGGACATGAACCGGTGTTCAACACAGAGCGGCTGAACTATGCCTCGCAGGATAAAGAATGGGAAGACAATTTCGGCGAGAAGCTAACGGACAATGAGGGTATTGCTGCGGTCAGTTTCTCTAGTAGCGTAGGCACTGCCTTCGACGATACTATGAAGAGTATGGACGTTGTAACCTTAGTGCTCATTGTGTCGGCTGCTGCTCTGGCGTTTGTCGTCCTCTACAATTTGACTAATATCAATGTCTCTGAGCGGATCAGGGAACTGTCCACCATCAAGGTATTGGGATTTTATGATAAGGAAGTAACGATGTATATTTACCGCGAGAATATGCTGCTGAGCTTACTCGGCATTGTGGTCGGATCGGGTCTTGGTATTGTTCTACACAGCTTTGTCCTGAATACAGCGGAGCTGGATGCGACGATGTTCGCTCCGATCATCAAGTGGCCAAGCTATATTTATGCCGCACTCTTAACACTGTTGTTCTCGGGCGTAGTCATGGCTTTCATGCATATCAAGCTCAAACGGATTCATATGATTGAGGCGTTGAAGTCGGTGGAATAA
- the rd gene encoding rubredoxin: MKKYICLPCGYIYNPAVGDPDEDVEPGTAFEDVPEDWLCPVCGEGKEKFAEYEEQ, from the coding sequence ATGAAAAAATATATTTGTCTGCCATGTGGTTACATTTATAATCCCGCAGTAGGCGATCCGGACGAGGATGTAGAGCCAGGCACAGCTTTTGAAGATGTACCAGAAGATTGGTTATGCCCTGTGTGTGGAGAAGGTAAAGAAAAATTTGCTGAATACGAAGAACAATGA
- a CDS encoding ABC transporter ATP-binding protein — protein MKEQTETGDQMFELKWLWQNLEGNRTRYILALCLSVVGSSLTIVNPYISQRIVDTFIAGDNALQNLTQERQLLIMLCLGMIGFSLLRTGLAYFTTMQYERSSQNMMYNIRIFLYNKIQGQDREYYDRNRTGDLMTKMTGDLDMVRHSMAWIFKTIIESITIFIAAVIYFFTIDAQLTLWMLILSPPIFIVAYIFAKRVRPMYIDLRERLSQLNTTTQENISGNRVVKAFAREEFEVEKFTEKNVNYSTANKKAALVWLDYFPYLESFAQGFNVILMLAGGLFLMNGRITFGEFTAFSSLIWAVSNPMRNIGIIINDIQRFFASLSKIVDIYYAKPNIVNEHASANKRRYEGRIEFDHVRFKFDSAIVLDDVSFTVEPGETIAIMGSTGSGKTTIINLIPRFYDVAEGRVLVDGVDVRKLELDELRDNIGMATQDVLLFSDTIDGNIAYGNPDLPEEDAISFAELAAAHDFITKMPEGYDTVVGERGVGLSGGQKQRIALARALAVRRPILILDDTTSAVDLETEEHIQKSLRELEYPCTKIIIAQRVSTTAQADRILILDGGKLVEEGTHAELLAKRGYYYDVFKLQNEGIGRQVTASGTE, from the coding sequence GTGAAAGAACAAACAGAAACAGGTGATCAGATGTTCGAACTGAAATGGCTTTGGCAGAACTTAGAGGGAAACCGGACACGGTACATTCTTGCGCTCTGCCTCTCGGTGGTGGGCTCAAGTCTTACGATTGTGAACCCTTACATCAGTCAGCGCATTGTGGATACGTTTATAGCGGGTGACAATGCCCTGCAGAATCTTACACAAGAACGGCAATTATTAATTATGCTCTGCCTGGGCATGATTGGATTTTCTCTACTGCGCACAGGACTTGCTTATTTTACAACCATGCAGTACGAAAGATCCTCGCAAAACATGATGTACAATATCCGTATTTTTTTGTACAACAAGATTCAGGGGCAAGACAGAGAATATTACGACCGTAACCGAACCGGGGATCTCATGACCAAGATGACCGGGGATTTGGACATGGTTCGTCACTCGATGGCATGGATTTTCAAAACGATCATTGAATCGATAACGATCTTCATTGCTGCTGTTATCTATTTTTTCACCATAGATGCTCAGCTGACGTTGTGGATGCTAATCCTGTCACCACCCATTTTTATTGTGGCTTACATATTCGCTAAACGCGTTCGTCCAATGTATATTGACCTGCGCGAGCGGTTGTCCCAGCTTAACACAACTACACAGGAGAATATTTCAGGCAACCGTGTAGTCAAGGCTTTTGCCCGCGAAGAGTTCGAGGTCGAAAAATTCACAGAGAAGAATGTCAACTATTCTACGGCGAACAAAAAAGCCGCCCTTGTATGGCTTGATTATTTCCCTTATCTGGAATCCTTCGCTCAGGGCTTCAACGTCATTCTTATGTTGGCGGGTGGCTTGTTCCTAATGAACGGCCGGATCACCTTCGGTGAATTTACAGCTTTCTCCTCGCTCATATGGGCTGTGTCCAACCCTATGCGCAACATCGGTATTATCATCAACGATATTCAGCGCTTTTTTGCGAGCTTGTCCAAAATCGTTGATATTTATTACGCAAAGCCTAATATCGTAAACGAGCATGCCTCTGCTAACAAACGCCGTTACGAAGGTCGTATTGAGTTCGATCATGTTCGCTTCAAATTTGACAGCGCTATCGTACTTGACGATGTTAGCTTTACCGTCGAACCCGGTGAAACCATAGCGATCATGGGCTCGACCGGATCAGGTAAAACAACGATCATCAACCTGATTCCTCGTTTCTACGACGTAGCTGAAGGGCGCGTACTCGTCGACGGCGTTGATGTCCGAAAGCTGGAGCTCGATGAGCTCCGCGATAATATCGGCATGGCGACTCAAGATGTGCTCTTGTTCTCAGATACTATCGATGGAAACATCGCCTATGGCAATCCTGATCTTCCGGAAGAAGATGCAATAAGCTTTGCCGAGCTCGCTGCCGCACACGACTTCATTACCAAAATGCCTGAAGGTTATGATACCGTTGTTGGGGAACGCGGAGTCGGTCTGTCCGGAGGTCAAAAACAGCGTATCGCATTAGCACGTGCCTTGGCCGTTCGCCGTCCGATCCTGATTCTGGATGACACGACTTCTGCTGTCGATCTTGAGACGGAGGAGCATATTCAGAAAAGTCTACGCGAGCTGGAATATCCTTGCACGAAGATTATTATCGCGCAGCGTGTATCTACGACCGCGCAGGCTGACCGTATTCTTATTCTGGATGGCGGGAAGCTGGTTGAGGAAGGCACCCATGCCGAACTGCTAGCGAAACGGGGCTACTACTACGATGTGTTTAAACTGCAGAACGAGGGTATTGGAAGGCAGGTGACCGCAAGTGGCACGGAATAA
- a CDS encoding Crp/Fnr family transcriptional regulator: MSEYSCNHTTLGKVPCPSRVPIFQSLSCDEIMKISRMINHIQYRKGQMLFHEGEKSDKLFIVKRGQVKVSKYTSDGKEQILYLLTSGDFFGELHIFNPDELHNFSVQAINDTEICILTKQSMDQIMQDNPGIAMKLLTEVTKRMAHTENLAKNLATKDPDIRVAAIILEFCNKFGKSSNGGILVRLPITREEIANYVGVTRETISRKFSKFEKLGIISFSGNKLMLVKDQEALLVYTQ, translated from the coding sequence ATGAGTGAGTACTCTTGTAATCATACTACCCTTGGTAAGGTGCCTTGCCCGTCCAGGGTCCCCATTTTCCAGTCATTATCTTGCGATGAAATCATGAAGATTTCTCGTATGATCAACCATATTCAGTACCGAAAAGGTCAAATGCTGTTTCATGAGGGTGAGAAGTCTGACAAACTGTTTATTGTTAAACGTGGGCAGGTTAAGGTATCAAAGTATACGAGCGACGGAAAAGAGCAAATTCTGTATCTATTAACCAGCGGAGATTTTTTTGGGGAATTGCATATCTTTAATCCAGATGAACTTCATAATTTCAGTGTTCAAGCAATTAATGATACGGAAATTTGTATCCTTACCAAGCAATCGATGGATCAAATCATGCAGGATAACCCTGGGATTGCGATGAAGCTATTAACCGAAGTAACGAAACGAATGGCACATACTGAGAATCTTGCTAAGAATCTAGCCACCAAGGATCCAGATATTCGAGTGGCCGCGATCATATTGGAGTTCTGTAACAAGTTCGGTAAAAGCAGCAACGGTGGTATTTTAGTTCGGCTTCCGATTACTCGCGAAGAGATTGCCAATTACGTCGGTGTAACGCGTGAAACCATTAGCCGGAAATTCAGTAAATTTGAGAAGCTAGGGATTATTTCGTTTTCGGGGAATAAGCTGATGCTGGTCAAAGACCAAGAGGCATTATTAGTCTATACACAATAA
- a CDS encoding ABC transporter ATP-binding protein: MSFVAVKDEYKRYKMGESVIVANDGIDFEINKGEFAVIVGPSGAGKSTVLNILGGMDSADEGQVIVDGTDIAKFSAKELTGYRRNDVGFVFQFYNLVPNLTTLENVELASQISPRALDARKVLEDVGLGARLDNFPAQLSGGEQQRVAIARALAKQPKLLLCDEPTGALDYNTGKQVLKLLQDTCRNTGTTVIVITHNLAIAPMADRVIEINNAKVRKMVTNPSPVSVEDIEW, from the coding sequence ATGAGCTTTGTTGCTGTAAAAGATGAGTACAAGCGTTACAAAATGGGTGAGAGTGTGATCGTTGCCAATGACGGAATTGATTTTGAGATAAATAAAGGTGAGTTTGCTGTGATTGTCGGTCCCAGCGGTGCGGGCAAATCGACGGTGCTTAATATTCTTGGTGGGATGGACTCTGCCGACGAAGGCCAGGTCATTGTAGACGGTACGGACATTGCCAAGTTCAGTGCTAAGGAGTTGACGGGCTACCGCCGCAATGACGTAGGTTTTGTGTTTCAGTTCTACAACTTAGTGCCCAATCTTACTACACTGGAGAATGTTGAGCTTGCTTCTCAGATTTCACCGCGTGCACTAGATGCGCGTAAGGTGCTGGAGGATGTGGGACTGGGCGCGCGGCTGGATAATTTTCCGGCTCAGCTGTCTGGCGGTGAACAGCAACGCGTCGCTATCGCCAGAGCATTGGCTAAACAGCCGAAGCTGCTCCTATGCGATGAGCCAACAGGTGCGTTAGACTACAATACTGGCAAGCAGGTGCTTAAGCTGCTTCAGGATACCTGCCGTAACACAGGGACCACGGTCATCGTAATCACACATAATTTGGCGATTGCGCCAATGGCGGATCGGGTCATTGAGATTAACAATGCTAAGGTACGGAAGATGGTAACCAATCCTTCGCCAGTATCTGTTGAAGATATCGAATGGTAA
- a CDS encoding ABC transporter ATP-binding protein, which translates to MARNKFDVDENLESPFNIKHFRRAMVYIKRKKTPMIVAFILSALSAAISLSAPLIMQHVIDVTIPAKAKLALLGWAGLMLLTIVVSVYLATIRSRIMTSVGQDIIFDIRTDLFKHLQELPFKYYDDRPQGKILIRVVNYVNAVSDVLSNGIINFILEIVNLLFIAAFMFAVDVRLSFVILAGLPVFFVIMMLIKTRQRRAWQAVSNKSSNLNAYLQESISGIGVTQMFSREQRNEGIFTRLAGNFRTEWMKAQRYNLLIPFSVDNLSTIVTSLIFLVGLLTLSPQDMTLGVILAMSSYAARFWQPILNLSNLYNNFINAVAYLERIFETLDEPVTVSDIPNAKSLRPVEGHVTFDDVTFAYDPGLNILENISFKIKAGESIALVGPTGAGKTTVVNLISRFYNISSGKILIDDQDISQVTLKSLRSQMGIMLQDSFIFSGTILDNIRYGKLDATEEEVIAAAKAVCADEFIREFDQGYLTEVNERGSKLSQGQRQLISFARTLLADPRILILDEATSSIDAKTERLLQKGLNELLKGRTSFIIAHRLSTVKNCDRIMYVSNKGIAESGSHDELIAQKGLYHRLYTAQKMEA; encoded by the coding sequence GTGGCACGGAATAAATTCGACGTCGATGAGAATCTGGAATCGCCGTTTAATATAAAACACTTCCGGCGTGCGATGGTTTACATCAAACGAAAGAAAACACCAATGATTGTTGCATTTATACTCAGTGCGCTTTCAGCGGCCATATCATTATCAGCTCCACTGATCATGCAGCATGTGATCGACGTGACCATTCCGGCAAAAGCAAAGCTTGCGCTACTGGGCTGGGCAGGACTGATGCTTCTGACCATTGTAGTCAGTGTTTATCTAGCTACCATACGTTCACGTATCATGACGAGTGTTGGGCAGGATATTATTTTTGATATTCGTACAGATTTGTTTAAGCACCTACAAGAGTTGCCCTTCAAATATTATGACGACCGGCCGCAGGGCAAGATTCTCATCCGGGTCGTAAACTACGTTAACGCCGTTTCAGATGTGTTATCCAACGGTATTATCAACTTTATTCTAGAAATCGTGAATCTGCTCTTTATCGCAGCCTTCATGTTCGCCGTTGATGTACGGCTCTCCTTTGTCATCCTTGCAGGATTGCCAGTCTTCTTTGTCATCATGATGCTGATCAAAACTCGGCAACGCCGGGCTTGGCAAGCAGTGTCCAACAAAAGCTCTAACCTGAATGCCTATTTGCAAGAAAGCATCAGCGGTATTGGTGTGACGCAAATGTTCTCCCGGGAACAACGCAACGAGGGAATCTTCACACGTCTCGCGGGTAATTTCCGTACAGAATGGATGAAGGCACAACGTTACAACCTGCTTATTCCGTTCTCCGTAGACAACTTATCTACGATCGTTACATCATTGATTTTCCTTGTAGGCCTACTAACACTTAGTCCTCAAGACATGACCCTCGGTGTCATTCTGGCGATGAGCAGCTATGCTGCCCGCTTCTGGCAACCGATACTGAATCTTTCGAACCTGTACAATAACTTTATCAACGCTGTTGCCTATCTTGAGCGTATCTTCGAAACGCTGGATGAGCCAGTTACCGTCAGTGATATTCCGAATGCGAAGTCACTGCGACCTGTAGAGGGCCATGTCACCTTCGACGATGTAACCTTTGCATATGACCCAGGACTCAATATTCTGGAGAATATCTCCTTCAAGATCAAAGCGGGAGAAAGCATCGCGCTGGTGGGACCAACCGGTGCAGGCAAAACTACGGTCGTCAATCTGATCTCGCGCTTCTATAATATTTCCAGCGGTAAGATTCTTATCGATGATCAGGATATCTCGCAGGTTACGCTGAAATCCCTGCGCAGCCAGATGGGGATTATGCTACAGGACAGCTTCATCTTCTCTGGTACGATCTTGGACAATATTCGTTACGGAAAACTCGATGCGACTGAAGAAGAAGTGATCGCTGCGGCGAAAGCCGTGTGCGCCGACGAATTCATTCGTGAATTTGATCAGGGCTACCTGACAGAGGTCAACGAACGTGGCTCCAAGCTGTCTCAGGGACAGCGGCAGCTCATTTCGTTCGCTAGAACACTTTTGGCTGATCCACGCATTCTAATCCTGGATGAAGCCACTTCTTCGATCGATGCGAAGACTGAGCGTTTGCTGCAAAAAGGTCTGAATGAGCTCCTTAAAGGACGTACCTCATTCATTATCGCGCATCGCTTGTCCACCGTAAAAAACTGCGACCGCATTATGTATGTGTCCAACAAAGGTATTGCAGAAAGCGGCTCACATGATGAGCTTATCGCACAAAAGGGCCTTTATCACCGCCTCTATACAGCGCAGAAGATGGAAGCTTAA
- a CDS encoding TetR/AcrR family transcriptional regulator yields MPYPKGHKIKVRNTIVESAAQAFRAHGIHDVSVPLIMKGVGLTHGGFYSHFDNKEQLVAEACRYAISDTIALLQKVADQEEQHPKINAVIDYYLSPYHRDKTEMGCIIPALSAEIAHSSEEVRQVFTQEMERMVTFISTLAEIDASKGNALFSTMVGSLILARTVNNPELSDSLLSSGKRYAKELIMA; encoded by the coding sequence ATGCCCTATCCCAAAGGCCATAAAATAAAAGTGAGAAATACGATTGTTGAAAGTGCTGCCCAGGCTTTTCGCGCCCATGGTATTCATGATGTAAGTGTTCCGCTCATTATGAAGGGAGTCGGATTGACTCACGGTGGGTTTTATTCACATTTTGACAACAAAGAACAGCTAGTAGCCGAAGCCTGCCGGTATGCCATCAGCGATACCATCGCACTACTGCAGAAGGTCGCGGACCAGGAAGAGCAGCACCCCAAAATCAACGCTGTCATTGATTATTATTTAAGTCCATATCACCGCGACAAAACCGAGATGGGCTGCATTATTCCTGCCCTCTCTGCCGAAATAGCCCATTCTTCCGAAGAAGTTCGGCAAGTATTCACGCAGGAAATGGAGCGGATGGTTACCTTCATCTCCACTCTGGCTGAAATTGACGCGTCCAAAGGTAACGCACTGTTCAGTACCATGGTTGGCTCTCTTATTCTTGCACGGACTGTAAATAATCCTGAACTGAGCGACAGCCTTCTTTCGTCAGGCAAACGGTATGCTAAAGAGCTAATTATGGCCTAG
- a CDS encoding GNAT family N-acetyltransferase, giving the protein MDSIQRITTRNEECLYPLLNIWESSVRHTHLFLSEQDIDVLRPLVLQGMEHISHLFAFIDDHDQSLGFIGVQNNKIEMLFVEPTAMGKGIGKSLVAYAIQALDVHYVDVNEQNPQAKGFYEHMGFQVFERSALDEQGNPFPILHMNRK; this is encoded by the coding sequence ATGGACTCGATACAACGCATCACCACTAGAAATGAAGAATGTTTATACCCTCTACTGAATATTTGGGAATCATCTGTGCGCCATACGCATCTTTTCCTGTCTGAACAGGACATTGATGTGTTGCGTCCACTGGTTTTACAGGGGATGGAGCATATCAGTCATCTGTTTGCTTTTATAGATGATCATGACCAATCGCTTGGTTTCATAGGGGTTCAGAATAACAAGATTGAAATGCTGTTCGTAGAACCTACTGCAATGGGAAAAGGCATCGGCAAATCGCTCGTAGCTTATGCTATACAGGCACTGGACGTACATTACGTTGATGTAAATGAACAAAATCCGCAGGCTAAAGGTTTTTATGAGCACATGGGTTTTCAAGTTTTTGAGCGTTCAGCACTAGATGAACAAGGAAATCCTTTTCCTATTCTGCATATGAATCGAAAGTAG
- a CDS encoding DUF4003 family protein yields MNEQYAARVELFAENAQRIKKAFPWQNAMVSRLAGLLYTAENKSADEDAIRASHELIKENTGIFSSFRGNSAISIATMLSLSANKEQQLANTLTVYDLLKDVKFRASDYLVVAAYQIAANTTTDQYQRTVERAKMFYDSMKAKHRFLTGHDDYIFSAMLGLSDIDVDSGIDRMEQLYTTLKPEFMSGNSVQALTQVLVLGKEAPEAADRVLALRDAFRAHGIRLDKEFPLSSLGVLSLLPSNNKDMVTEVSETFDLLRTKKGFGNWSIVKQELLLLSAALVAFKYVEDVQNGIVTSMLSTSITNIVIAQHAALAGAAAAASAAAIASSSN; encoded by the coding sequence ATGAACGAGCAGTATGCAGCAAGGGTTGAATTGTTCGCAGAGAACGCGCAGAGGATCAAAAAGGCTTTTCCTTGGCAAAATGCAATGGTTAGCCGTTTGGCGGGGTTACTGTACACAGCAGAGAATAAAAGTGCTGATGAGGATGCGATTCGCGCGAGCCATGAGCTCATTAAAGAAAATACCGGAATATTTTCTTCGTTTAGGGGTAACTCGGCAATCAGCATTGCTACTATGCTCTCGCTTTCTGCTAACAAGGAGCAACAGCTTGCAAACACGCTGACCGTGTACGACTTATTAAAAGACGTCAAATTCAGAGCCTCTGATTATCTCGTCGTTGCCGCTTATCAGATCGCCGCTAATACGACAACAGATCAGTATCAGCGTACGGTAGAGCGTGCAAAGATGTTTTACGATAGTATGAAAGCGAAGCATCGTTTCCTTACTGGACATGATGATTATATCTTCTCTGCTATGCTCGGCCTTTCCGATATTGACGTGGACAGCGGCATAGACCGGATGGAGCAGCTTTACACTACACTAAAGCCTGAATTTATGTCGGGGAACAGCGTGCAAGCTCTGACACAGGTATTGGTTCTTGGAAAAGAAGCTCCAGAAGCAGCGGATCGTGTACTGGCATTACGAGATGCGTTCCGTGCACATGGCATCCGGTTGGATAAGGAATTTCCCCTTTCCTCGCTGGGCGTGTTATCTTTGCTCCCGTCCAACAATAAGGACATGGTTACGGAAGTCTCAGAGACCTTCGATTTACTTCGTACCAAAAAAGGCTTTGGCAACTGGTCCATTGTAAAACAGGAATTGCTACTGCTGTCTGCTGCGCTGGTAGCCTTCAAATATGTGGAAGATGTGCAAAATGGCATCGTAACCTCGATGCTCTCCACCAGTATCACCAATATTGTGATCGCGCAGCATGCGGCTCTTGCTGGGGCTGCCGCCGCCGCATCCGCTGCGGCTATAGCTTCTTCTTCGAATTAA